The Grus americana isolate bGruAme1 chromosome 8, bGruAme1.mat, whole genome shotgun sequence genome includes a region encoding these proteins:
- the PDE4B gene encoding cAMP-specific 3',5'-cyclic phosphodiesterase 4B isoform X6 encodes MPEANYLLSVSWGYIKFKRMLNRELTHLSEMSRSGNQVSEYISNTFLDKQNDVEIPSPTQKDREKKKKQQLMTQISGVKKLMHSSSLNNTSISRFGVKTEKEDHLAKELEDLNKWGLNIFNVARYSHNRPLTCIMYAIFQERDLLKTFKISSDTFVTYMMTLEDHYHSDVAYHNSLHAADVAQSTHVLLSTPALDAVFTDLEILAAIFAAAIHDVDHPGVSNQFLINTNSELALMYNDESVLENHHLAVGFKLLQEEHCDIFQNLTKKQRQTLRKMVIDMVLATDMSKHMSLLADLKTMVETKKVTSSGVLLLDNYTDRIQVLRNMVHCADLSNPTKSLELYRQWTDRIMEEFFQQGDKERERGMEISPMCDKHTASVEKSQVGFIDYIVHPLWETWADLVQPDAQDILDTLEDNRNWYQSMIPQSPSPPLEERGRDCQSLMEKFQFELTLEEEDSDGPEKDSESIGYFSNTKTLCVADPGEEDSQREANIEIVTEDTSPVDT; translated from the exons ATGCCTGAAGCAAACTATTTGTTATCTGTGTCTTGGGGTTATATTAAG TTCAAGAGGATGCTGAACCGGGAGCTGACACACCTTTCCGAGATGAGCCGCTCCGGCAACCAGGTGTCTGAGTACATTTCCAACACTTTCCTGG ACAAGCAGAATGATGTGGAGATTCCTTCTCCCAcccagaaagacagagagaagaagaaaaaacagcagctCATGACACAGATCAGTGGAGTGAAAAAATTAATGCATAGTTCAAGCTTAAATAACACCAGCATTTCGCGATTTggtgtgaaaacagaaaaggaagaccaTCTGGCCAAG GAACTGGAAGATCTGAATAAGTGGGGTCTCAACATATTCAACGTTGCAAGGTACTCCCACAACAGGCCGCTCACCTGCATTATGTACGCTATATTTCAG GAGCGAGATCTACTAAAAACATTCAAGATCTCATCAGACACTTTTGTAACATACATGATGACGCTAGAAGACCACTACCACTCGGACGTAGCTTACCACAACAGCCTCCATGCTGCTGATGTTGCCCAGTCCACACATGTTCTGCTCTCTACCCCCGCGCTGGAT gCCGTCTTCACTGATTTGGAAATCCTTGCTGCAATTTTTGCAGCTGCAATTCATGATGTGGATCACCCCGGGGTCTCCAATCAATTTCTTATTAATACAA ATTCCGAACTAGCCCTGATGTACAATGACGAATCCGTCTTGGAGAACCACCATCTTGCTGTGGGTTTCAAACTACTTCAAGAGGAGCACTGTGACATCTTCCAGAACCTGACCAAGAAACAGCGTCAGACGCTCAGGAAGATGGTGATCGACATG gTATTGGCGACAGATATGTCCAAGCATATGAGTCTGTTAGCTGATCTGAAGACTATGGTGGAAACTAAGAAAGTGACCAGTTCAGGAGTCCTCCTTCTGGACAACTACACAGACAGAATACAG GTTCTCCGAAATATGGTACATTGTGCGGACTTGAGTAATCCCACAAAGTCTCTGGAGCTGTACCGGCAGTGGACGGACAGGATCATGGAGGAGTTCTTCCAGCAGGGAGACAAAGAGCGAGAAAGAGGAATGGAAATCAGTCCAATGTGCGACAAACACACAGCGTCAGTGGAAAAATCACAG GTGGGATTCATTGACTACATCGTCCACCCGCTCTGGGAGACGTGGGCTGACCTGGTGCAGCCCGATGCCCAGGACATCCTGGACACGTTGGAGGACAACAGGAACTGGTACCAGAGCATGATACCTCAAAGCCCGTCTCCTCCGCTGGAGGAGCGGGGCAGGGACTGTCAGAGCCTGATGGAGAAGTTCCAGTTTGAACTGAcgctggaggaggaggattcGGATGGACCGGAGAAGGACAGCGAGAGCATCGGCTACTTCAGCAATACAAAGACGCTCTGCGTGGCCGACCCAGGGGAAGAGGATTCACAGCGGGAGGCGAACATAGAAATCGTGACAGAAGATACGTCTCCTGTCGACACATAA